From one Nocardioides scoriae genomic stretch:
- a CDS encoding glycosyltransferase, giving the protein MTSDQAPDPAPPTGEVPASPLPAGRYFSLTTRSNPEAGGQTRAVLLRNRLFAAAGVDARVLTVLPRRDLDHRREVLLERGLITPEVPTLNLYEHYRDTDWPTDEVTDERLPDLGHLEVVQETLLVDGSPWRLRYLQPDGTEIYDYQRPDGSVFLRTPGFLIGDRATWPTRMTRVSRDGAVMGHFAKPAGWIRRWVRELSEGERTFIVLDSRSMVPLVPRFDAPHLHVLYLMHNVHVYKPYRWDSTRPPSYDALFERADDLDALVTLTDRQRQDIATLRGRTTNMYVVPNPVDLPEVREVQERDPRKITVVARLEPQKRLTHAVLAMKRVLERVPDATLHIYGDGSREEVLRRLVEKHDLGRSVVMHGYDAHAREALWDSSAMLLTSVFEGYPLATLEAMSHGCPVVAYDIKYGPREQITDGEDGFLVPAGDLDTMADRLVTLLQDPERVARMGLAARRKAEQHGQDAFVRTWAEVFEQVARTRPGRTRLDEVRLEVRRLRVGRSGSWSSRLRPGQRLRLSATLHVDGTSATLPLSDAEVTLVAVHERSGRQVDLPVGVSWRGDRCRVRCTARIGDVVLPHEQAGRDATGEPTPAADGPEHVRLWLRLVWANSVWSTEVRRPAGAASGLEVGYGPDEQLVLTRR; this is encoded by the coding sequence ACCCCGAGGCCGGCGGGCAGACGCGGGCGGTGCTGCTGCGCAACCGGCTCTTCGCGGCCGCTGGGGTCGACGCCCGGGTGCTGACGGTGCTGCCGCGCCGCGACCTGGACCACCGCCGCGAGGTGCTGCTCGAGCGCGGGCTGATCACGCCCGAGGTGCCCACGCTCAACCTCTACGAGCACTACCGCGACACCGACTGGCCCACCGACGAGGTCACCGACGAGCGCCTGCCCGACCTGGGTCACCTCGAGGTCGTGCAGGAGACGCTGCTCGTCGACGGGTCGCCCTGGCGGCTGCGCTACCTCCAGCCCGACGGCACCGAGATCTACGACTACCAGCGCCCCGACGGCTCGGTCTTCCTCCGGACCCCGGGCTTCCTCATCGGCGACCGCGCGACCTGGCCGACCAGGATGACCCGGGTCTCGCGCGACGGGGCGGTCATGGGCCACTTCGCCAAGCCGGCCGGCTGGATCCGCCGGTGGGTCCGCGAGCTCTCCGAGGGCGAGCGCACCTTCATCGTGCTCGACTCGCGCTCGATGGTGCCGCTGGTGCCGCGCTTCGACGCCCCGCACCTGCACGTGCTCTACCTGATGCACAACGTGCACGTCTACAAGCCCTACCGCTGGGACTCCACCCGCCCCCCGTCGTACGACGCGCTCTTCGAGCGGGCCGACGACCTCGACGCGCTGGTCACCCTCACCGACCGGCAGCGCCAGGACATCGCGACGCTGCGCGGGCGCACCACCAACATGTACGTCGTCCCCAACCCGGTCGACCTGCCCGAGGTGCGCGAGGTGCAGGAGCGCGACCCACGCAAGATCACCGTGGTGGCCCGGCTCGAGCCCCAGAAGCGGCTCACCCACGCGGTGCTGGCGATGAAGCGGGTGCTCGAGCGGGTTCCCGACGCCACGCTCCACATCTACGGCGACGGGTCCCGCGAGGAGGTGCTGCGACGGCTCGTCGAGAAGCACGACCTCGGCCGGTCGGTCGTGATGCACGGGTACGACGCGCACGCGCGCGAGGCGCTGTGGGACTCCTCGGCGATGCTGCTGACCAGCGTGTTCGAGGGCTACCCGCTGGCCACCCTGGAGGCGATGAGCCACGGCTGCCCGGTCGTGGCCTACGACATCAAGTACGGCCCCCGCGAGCAGATCACCGACGGCGAGGACGGCTTCCTGGTCCCGGCGGGCGACCTCGACACCATGGCCGACCGGCTGGTGACGCTGCTCCAGGACCCCGAGCGGGTGGCCCGGATGGGCCTCGCCGCGCGCCGCAAGGCCGAGCAGCACGGCCAGGACGCGTTCGTGCGCACCTGGGCCGAGGTCTTCGAGCAGGTGGCCCGGACCCGCCCCGGCCGCACCCGTCTCGACGAGGTGCGCCTCGAGGTCCGGCGGCTGCGCGTCGGCCGGTCCGGCTCGTGGTCCTCGCGGCTGCGACCCGGCCAGCGGCTGCGGCTGTCCGCGACCCTGCACGTCGACGGCACCTCGGCGACCCTGCCGCTCAGCGACGCCGAGGTGACCCTCGTCGCCGTCCACGAGCGCAGTGGCCGCCAGGTCGACCTGCCCGTGGGCGTCTCCTGGCGCGGCGACCGGTGCCGGGTGCGGTGCACGGCCCGGATCGGCGACGTCGTGCTCCCCCACGAGCAGGCGGGGCGGGACGCCACGGGCGAGCCGACCCCGGCCGCCGACGGCCCCGAGCACGTGCGCCTGTGGCTGCGCCTGGTGTGGGCCAACAGCGTCTGGAGCACGGAGGTGCGCCGCCCGGCCGGGGCCGCCTCCGGCCTGGAGGTCGGCTACGGCCCCGACGAGCAGCTGGTGCTCACCCGGCGCTGA